Proteins encoded together in one Deinococcus hopiensis KR-140 window:
- a CDS encoding branched-chain amino acid ABC transporter substrate-binding protein gives MKKTALSLSLLTALALGSANAATVVKIATISPLSGSSSNLGLQIKNGAQLAVNEMKADFAKMGMTLQLVAYDDQADPATGTAAARRVAADKSILGVVGTLNSGVAIPASAVLAPSHVPMVSPANTNEKVTDRGLKNMNRICARDDAQGPAGGDFVMTNLKAKKVYVLNDKTPYGQGLADQAEKAMKAKGANIVQSEGVAAEERDFTAIITKVQALRPDAIYFGALYGQVGPFAKQLRDKGIQTPIIGGDGYDSDDLTKLAGTGANNIYFTTVAPPVDAVPTAKITAASYQKTFKSDIQGFGVMSYDSAKVLLQGIMNAAKAAGNKVPSRVQVETAVRTGTYNNLLTGQVKFDKNGDRTTAKMYVIAVKNGARSTAGTVNVKR, from the coding sequence ATGAAGAAAACCGCCCTGAGCCTTTCCCTGCTGACCGCCCTTGCCCTGGGCAGCGCCAACGCGGCCACCGTCGTGAAGATCGCCACCATCAGCCCCCTGTCGGGCAGCAGCAGCAACCTCGGCCTGCAGATCAAGAACGGCGCGCAGCTCGCCGTGAACGAGATGAAGGCCGACTTCGCCAAGATGGGTATGACCCTGCAGCTTGTGGCGTATGACGACCAGGCCGATCCCGCCACCGGCACCGCTGCCGCTCGGCGCGTGGCCGCCGACAAGAGCATCCTGGGCGTGGTGGGCACCCTGAACAGCGGCGTGGCGATTCCCGCCAGCGCGGTCCTTGCGCCCAGCCACGTGCCCATGGTCAGCCCCGCGAACACCAATGAGAAAGTCACGGACCGCGGCCTGAAGAACATGAACCGGATCTGTGCCCGTGACGACGCCCAGGGCCCGGCCGGCGGCGACTTCGTGATGACCAACCTCAAGGCCAAGAAGGTCTATGTCCTGAACGACAAGACCCCCTACGGTCAGGGTCTGGCCGATCAGGCCGAGAAGGCGATGAAGGCCAAGGGCGCCAACATCGTGCAGAGCGAGGGTGTGGCCGCCGAGGAGCGCGACTTCACGGCCATCATCACCAAGGTCCAGGCGCTGCGCCCCGACGCGATCTACTTCGGCGCGCTGTACGGCCAGGTGGGCCCCTTTGCCAAGCAGCTGCGCGACAAGGGCATCCAGACGCCCATCATCGGCGGCGACGGCTACGACAGCGACGACCTGACCAAGCTCGCGGGCACGGGAGCCAACAACATCTACTTCACCACCGTCGCGCCCCCCGTGGACGCGGTGCCGACCGCCAAGATCACGGCGGCCAGCTACCAGAAGACCTTCAAGAGCGACATCCAGGGCTTCGGCGTGATGAGCTACGACTCGGCCAAGGTGCTGCTGCAGGGCATCATGAATGCCGCCAAGGCGGCCGGCAACAAGGTTCCCAGCCGCGTTCAGGTGGAGACGGCCGTGCGCACCGGCACGTACAACAACCTGCTGACCGGCCAGGTCAAGTTCGACAAGAACGGCGACCGCACCACGGCCAAGATGTACGTGATCGCCGTCAAGAACGGCGCACGCAGCACGGCGGGCACCGTCAACGTCAAGCGCTGA
- a CDS encoding branched-chain amino acid ABC transporter permease produces MDLQTVGTILLQVLVGGLSLGVLYAIVALGYTMVYGVLQLINFAHSEVFITGGIVAYLVFDALKNSGTNGYIKLLLACLAAMVVSGALNVLIERLAYRPLRGAQRLVPLITAIGVSLILQDLLRFLVGLRGQFDLSVPLPTEFAQSITKVAGVDLSALNLQVKDIILIVVAALMLVGLNLLVNRTQLGRAIRAVAHDRQTSGLMGIDSNRIISLTFLIGGALGGLGGVMFAMKYQALNAYSGTVPGLKAFTAAVLGGIGNIPGAVLGGLVLGWLETLLGVISLFGSLPGLHWLSAVKAEYKDIGAFLALILILFLKPAGLLGKATTEKV; encoded by the coding sequence ATGGATCTTCAAACCGTCGGAACGATTCTCCTTCAGGTGCTTGTCGGGGGCCTCAGCCTCGGCGTGCTGTACGCCATCGTGGCGCTCGGGTACACCATGGTGTACGGAGTGCTGCAACTCATCAACTTCGCGCACAGCGAGGTCTTCATCACGGGCGGCATCGTCGCCTACCTGGTGTTCGACGCCCTCAAGAACTCGGGCACGAACGGCTACATCAAGCTGCTGCTCGCCTGTCTGGCCGCCATGGTGGTCTCGGGAGCGCTGAACGTCCTTATCGAGCGGCTGGCCTATAGACCCCTGCGCGGGGCACAGCGCCTGGTGCCGCTGATCACCGCCATCGGCGTTTCGCTGATCTTGCAGGACCTCCTGCGTTTTCTGGTGGGGTTGCGCGGGCAGTTTGACCTTAGCGTGCCGCTGCCCACCGAGTTTGCCCAGTCCATCACCAAGGTGGCGGGGGTGGACCTGAGTGCACTCAACCTGCAGGTCAAGGACATCATCCTGATCGTGGTGGCGGCGCTGATGCTCGTCGGCCTGAATCTGCTGGTCAACCGCACACAGCTGGGCCGCGCCATTCGTGCGGTAGCCCATGACCGTCAGACCTCAGGCCTAATGGGCATCGACTCGAACCGCATCATCAGCCTGACCTTCTTGATCGGTGGCGCGCTGGGCGGCCTGGGTGGCGTCATGTTCGCCATGAAATACCAAGCGCTGAACGCCTACAGCGGCACCGTTCCCGGCCTCAAGGCCTTTACCGCCGCCGTTCTGGGGGGCATCGGCAACATTCCGGGCGCCGTGCTGGGCGGCCTGGTGCTGGGCTGGCTGGAGACGCTCCTGGGCGTGATCAGCCTCTTCGGTTCGCTGCCGGGTCTGCACTGGCTGAGTGCAGTCAAGGCCGAGTACAAGGACATCGGCGCGTTCCTGGCACTGATTCTGATTCTGTTCCTCAAGCCCGCTGGCCTGCTGGGCAAGGCCACCACGGAGAAGGTGTAA
- a CDS encoding ABC transporter permease subunit — protein MTTLSSPPRGRAGDRTAALLIYTAVTALLLVFLRNDITEGLSKLLQPVLFGAFLLSLVFAFQWRAAGWAKALVFAAGIGFVLPFMGRENTSYFDLVIQMLIFAALALGLNIVVGLAGLLDLGYIAFFAVGAYLWGVFGSPQFGEVTGNAAFAGGVNPALFWLFIPLAVAVAAFVGVLIGLPVLKLKGDYLAIVTLGLGEVIRIFANNLDVTNGPQGIDAIESAPVPWLNSVAASLGFAEDQYRLFFLYFLVLIVIAVVVMVNFRLDRSKIGRSWIAIREDEIAAQAMGVPLLRTKLLAFATGASFAGAMGVIFAAKQNFIDPKSFDYFQSIGVLSMVILGGMGNIAGVMLGAVVVTLMNLMILPTLSEVLQQTFPNINANLDPSKYQRLIFGLVLVLMMLYRPEGLLPSARRKAEMHEHDATPPDSLNAGNQLEGDVGSEVYSPGLSTVKDNDRTGSER, from the coding sequence GTGACGACGCTGTCTTCCCCTCCACGCGGACGCGCGGGCGACCGCACCGCTGCGCTCCTCATCTACACCGCCGTGACGGCCCTGCTGCTGGTCTTTCTGCGCAACGACATCACCGAGGGCCTGTCCAAACTGCTGCAGCCGGTGCTTTTCGGGGCCTTCCTGCTCTCGCTGGTGTTCGCCTTTCAGTGGCGCGCCGCCGGGTGGGCCAAGGCCCTCGTGTTTGCCGCCGGAATCGGCTTCGTGCTGCCCTTCATGGGCCGCGAGAACACCTCGTATTTTGACCTCGTGATTCAGATGCTGATCTTCGCCGCGCTGGCCCTGGGCCTGAACATCGTGGTGGGGCTGGCAGGTCTGTTGGACCTGGGATACATCGCCTTCTTCGCAGTGGGGGCGTACCTGTGGGGCGTATTCGGCAGTCCTCAATTCGGAGAAGTGACCGGCAACGCGGCCTTTGCGGGCGGCGTCAATCCGGCCCTGTTCTGGCTGTTTATCCCGCTGGCAGTGGCGGTCGCCGCGTTCGTCGGGGTGCTTATCGGCCTGCCGGTCCTCAAGCTCAAGGGGGATTACCTCGCCATCGTGACGCTGGGGCTTGGCGAAGTGATCCGCATTTTCGCCAACAACCTCGACGTCACCAACGGGCCGCAGGGCATCGACGCCATTGAGAGCGCGCCGGTGCCGTGGCTCAACAGCGTCGCGGCCAGCCTGGGCTTTGCCGAGGACCAGTACCGGCTGTTTTTCCTGTACTTTCTGGTGCTGATCGTGATCGCCGTCGTGGTCATGGTCAATTTCCGCCTGGACCGATCAAAGATCGGGCGCTCGTGGATCGCCATCCGCGAGGACGAGATCGCCGCGCAGGCGATGGGTGTGCCGCTGCTGCGGACAAAGCTGCTCGCCTTTGCCACCGGGGCTTCCTTCGCAGGCGCGATGGGCGTGATCTTCGCGGCCAAGCAGAACTTTATCGATCCCAAGAGTTTTGACTACTTCCAGTCCATCGGCGTGCTGAGCATGGTGATTCTGGGCGGCATGGGCAATATTGCGGGCGTGATGCTGGGCGCAGTGGTGGTCACGCTGATGAACCTGATGATTCTGCCCACCCTCAGCGAGGTGCTGCAGCAGACCTTTCCCAACATCAACGCCAACCTCGACCCCAGCAAGTACCAGCGCCTGATTTTCGGGCTGGTGCTGGTGCTGATGATGCTCTACCGCCCCGAAGGCCTGCTGCCCAGCGCCCGCCGCAAGGCCGAGATGCACGAGCACGACGCGACGCCGCCCGACAGCCTGAATGCGGGCAACCAGCTGGAGGGTGACGTGGGCAGCGAGGTGTACTCACCGGGGCTGAGTACCGTGAAAGACAACGACCGGACGGGGAGCGAACGATGA
- a CDS encoding ABC transporter ATP-binding protein, producing MSLLDVQGVTKTFGGLTAVNDVTFQVPERGIISVIGPNGAGKTTFFNLITGIYEPDRGSITLAGQNLVGLRPDQVVRAGIARTFQNIRLFPSMTAEENIMLGRGTRLKTGFWDAVLHTRTFRQDEDNARETAAVMLDFVGLSRWRGELSTNLPYGDQRKLEIARALATTPKLVLLDEPAAGMNPRETEDLKALIRRIRDDLGVTVVLIEHDMRLVMTLSENITVLDYGTKISEGLPHQVRNDPRVMEAYLGRGAAAGEYGKEAGSHA from the coding sequence ATGAGCCTTCTGGACGTACAGGGCGTGACCAAGACTTTCGGCGGCCTGACTGCCGTCAACGACGTGACCTTTCAGGTGCCCGAGCGCGGCATCATCTCCGTGATCGGGCCGAACGGGGCGGGCAAGACCACCTTCTTCAACCTGATCACCGGCATCTACGAACCGGACCGGGGCAGCATCACCCTTGCGGGACAGAACCTGGTGGGGCTGCGGCCCGATCAGGTGGTCCGGGCCGGCATCGCGCGCACCTTTCAGAACATCCGGCTGTTTCCCTCCATGACCGCCGAGGAAAACATCATGCTGGGGCGCGGCACCCGCCTGAAGACTGGCTTTTGGGACGCCGTGCTCCACACCCGCACCTTCAGGCAGGACGAGGACAATGCCCGCGAGACGGCGGCGGTGATGCTCGACTTCGTGGGCCTGTCCCGCTGGCGGGGCGAACTCTCGACCAACCTGCCCTACGGCGACCAGCGCAAGCTGGAGATCGCCCGCGCACTGGCGACCACACCCAAACTGGTGCTGCTCGACGAACCCGCTGCGGGCATGAACCCCCGCGAGACCGAGGACCTCAAGGCCCTGATCCGGCGCATCCGCGACGACCTCGGCGTGACGGTGGTCCTCATCGAACACGACATGCGGCTGGTGATGACCCTGTCCGAGAACATCACCGTGCTCGACTACGGCACCAAGATCAGCGAGGGCTTGCCCCACCAGGTCCGCAACGACCCGCGCGTGATGGAAGCGTACCTGGGGCGCGGTGCGGCGGCGGGCGAGTACGGCAAGGAGGCCGGGTCCCATGCCTGA
- a CDS encoding ABC transporter ATP-binding protein, which yields MPETMLELQDIHTYYGQIHALKGLNLTVNQGEIVALIGGNGAGKTTTLRTISGMMKPKVGRVTYLGQDVGGVPSHVIMSRGMSHVPEGRRIFPQLTVRENLEVGAYTISDRRLIEQRIQEGFALFPRLKERETQLGGTMSGGEQQMLAIARALMVAPKLLLLDEPSMGLSPLFVEAIFDIVEKLNRERGTTILLVEQNASMALGIAHRAYVLQTGEIKLSGDAAHIAQDESVRKAYLGDE from the coding sequence ATGCCTGAAACCATGCTCGAACTGCAAGACATCCACACCTATTACGGTCAGATTCACGCCCTCAAGGGGCTGAACCTTACGGTGAACCAGGGCGAGATCGTGGCCCTGATCGGCGGCAACGGGGCGGGCAAGACGACCACCCTGCGCACGATCAGCGGCATGATGAAGCCCAAGGTGGGCCGCGTGACCTACCTCGGCCAGGACGTGGGTGGGGTGCCGTCGCACGTCATCATGAGCCGGGGCATGAGCCACGTGCCGGAAGGACGGCGCATCTTTCCGCAGCTCACGGTACGCGAGAACCTGGAAGTTGGGGCGTACACCATCAGCGACCGCCGGTTGATCGAGCAACGCATCCAGGAGGGCTTCGCGCTCTTCCCACGCCTCAAGGAACGCGAGACGCAGCTCGGCGGCACCATGTCGGGCGGCGAGCAGCAGATGCTGGCGATTGCCCGCGCCCTGATGGTGGCCCCCAAGCTGCTGCTGCTGGATGAGCCCTCCATGGGCCTTTCTCCCCTGTTTGTGGAAGCCATCTTCGACATCGTGGAAAAGCTCAACCGCGAGCGCGGCACCACCATCTTGCTCGTGGAACAGAACGCGAGCATGGCGCTGGGCATTGCCCACCGCGCCTATGTGCTGCAAACCGGCGAGATCAAACTCAGCGGCGACGCAGCGCACATCGCCCAGGACGAGAGCGTGCGCAAGGCGTACCTGGGCGACGAGTAG
- a CDS encoding lipocalin family protein, whose protein sequence is MRHSPMLAATLVSVLLTSCLPAPQAFDPARQPGPNDLGAHNAATEWWYASGYLPESGLAFHWAQFKVNYRGIPYHAGHLAVADLRNKKLSLFENGSQRASFSFPPLKVRQGDWQLLQGPDGSFHLNAGPLDLTLRPQKPLVAHPPGYSGTPEVGRLYYQSVTRLDASGTVKLPGGELRQTHGQVWLDHQWGDQQPGAQAKWDWFGLHLSDGSDLMLYRVRNGAGQVVQVAASLVDPAGVAQEVPGVTMMPGRVWRSPSGREYVLGWEVKSPALSLTLEAARDDQELLTKNTSIAYWEGPVRGQGEVNGQAVTAEGMGEFIGGVLTRAEGGRFGPPGK, encoded by the coding sequence ATGCGCCACTCTCCCATGCTTGCCGCCACCCTCGTCTCTGTCCTGCTGACCTCATGCCTGCCCGCACCGCAGGCGTTCGATCCGGCGAGGCAGCCTGGGCCAAATGACCTCGGCGCGCACAACGCCGCAACTGAATGGTGGTACGCCTCCGGCTATCTGCCCGAATCGGGGCTGGCCTTTCACTGGGCGCAGTTCAAGGTCAACTACCGGGGTATCCCCTACCACGCCGGGCACCTCGCCGTCGCGGACCTGCGAAACAAGAAGCTGAGCCTGTTTGAGAACGGGTCTCAGCGGGCCAGCTTCAGCTTTCCGCCGCTGAAAGTGAGGCAGGGCGACTGGCAGCTTTTGCAGGGGCCAGACGGCAGCTTTCACCTCAACGCCGGGCCGCTGGACCTGACGCTCAGACCGCAAAAACCCCTCGTCGCGCACCCACCTGGCTACTCTGGCACCCCAGAAGTCGGGCGGCTGTACTACCAGAGCGTCACGCGGCTGGACGCAAGCGGCACGGTGAAGTTGCCCGGTGGCGAGCTCCGGCAAACGCACGGTCAAGTCTGGCTGGACCACCAATGGGGCGACCAGCAGCCCGGGGCGCAGGCGAAATGGGACTGGTTCGGCCTCCACCTCTCGGACGGTTCGGACCTGATGCTCTACCGGGTGCGCAACGGCGCGGGGCAAGTGGTGCAGGTGGCGGCCTCCCTTGTGGACCCGGCAGGCGTAGCGCAGGAAGTGCCGGGGGTAACGATGATGCCGGGCCGGGTGTGGCGCAGTCCCAGTGGGCGCGAGTACGTGCTGGGCTGGGAAGTGAAGTCCCCGGCGCTCAGCCTGACCCTGGAGGCTGCCCGTGACGATCAGGAACTGCTGACCAAAAACACCTCCATCGCCTACTGGGAGGGGCCGGTGCGGGGTCAGGGCGAGGTCAACGGTCAGGCGGTAACGGCGGAGGGCATGGGCGAGTTTATCGGGGGTGTGCTGACCCGGGCGGAGGGGGGGCGCTTCGGTCCGCCGGGCAAGTAA
- the clpB gene encoding ATP-dependent chaperone ClpB: MNPERFTEAAVQAIAAAQSLAQNNQQQTLTTAHVLRTLTDNDTAARALTSAGTNVNALRQALDAELAKLPRVQGGGENLYLDPALSRAFQKAEGEAKKLGDAFIAADALLLALRAESRIPELPTEAALRQAVNEARKGKTVTTKTAEQQFDALQKYGTDLTQRARDGKFDPVIGRDEEIRRAMQILLRRTKNNPVLIGEPGVGKTAIAEGLAIRIVQGDVPEGLKNKRIVSLEMGSLLAGAKFRGEFEERLKGVIDEVVHSAGEIILFVDEIHTIVGAGKTEGSPDAGNMLKPALARGELHLIGATTLDEYREIEKDPALERRFQPVFVNEPSVEDTISILRGIKERYQVHHNVEITDPALVAAAQLSHRYISDRQLPDKAIDLIDESAARLRMALESSPERIDQLQRRKLQLEIEREALKREKDQDSQHRLLDLEEQLKTATDELAEVRSRWEAERGEVQALREKREALDQVRTDIERARRDYDLGRAAELEYGTLPQLEREVHELERRLKTAEFAHMEVTEEDIAAVVSRWTGIPVSKLMEGEREKLLHLEEQLHSRVIGQDRAIVSVSDAIRRARAGLNDPNRPLGSFMFLGPTGVGKTELAKALAEFLFDSSDAMVRLDMSEYMEKHTVARLIGAPPGYVGYEEGGQLTEAVRRRPYAVILLDEIEKAHPDVFNVLLQVLDDGRLTDGQGRTVDFRNTLIVLTSNVGSPLILEAQARGDSAESIRDQVMAVLQDQFRPEFLNRVDDIIVFDALTPTDLGRIVEIQTGGLRKRLAERRVTLHLSDAAKAKLAVLGYDPAFGARPLKRVIAREIETPLAREILSGRVPEGTTLNVAHDGERFTFETGVLN, from the coding sequence TTGAATCCTGAACGCTTTACCGAGGCGGCGGTGCAGGCCATAGCGGCCGCGCAGAGCCTCGCCCAGAACAACCAACAACAGACGCTGACCACGGCCCATGTGCTGCGGACGCTCACCGACAACGACACCGCGGCCCGGGCACTGACGAGCGCGGGAACGAACGTGAATGCGCTGCGGCAGGCGCTGGATGCCGAACTCGCCAAGCTCCCGCGCGTGCAGGGCGGCGGCGAGAACCTCTACCTCGATCCGGCCCTCAGCCGCGCTTTTCAGAAGGCCGAAGGCGAAGCCAAGAAACTCGGCGACGCCTTTATCGCCGCCGACGCCCTGCTGCTCGCCCTGCGGGCCGAGAGCCGCATTCCCGAGCTTCCCACCGAAGCGGCCCTGCGCCAGGCTGTCAACGAGGCGCGGAAAGGAAAGACTGTGACCACGAAAACCGCTGAACAGCAGTTCGACGCACTGCAGAAATACGGCACGGACCTGACCCAGCGCGCCCGAGACGGCAAATTCGACCCCGTGATCGGCCGTGACGAGGAGATTCGCCGGGCCATGCAGATTCTGCTGCGCCGCACGAAGAACAACCCCGTTCTGATCGGTGAACCTGGCGTGGGCAAGACGGCCATCGCCGAAGGGCTCGCCATCCGTATCGTGCAGGGCGACGTGCCCGAGGGCCTGAAAAACAAGCGCATCGTTTCGCTGGAGATGGGCAGCCTGCTGGCTGGGGCCAAGTTTCGCGGTGAGTTCGAGGAGCGCCTCAAGGGTGTGATCGATGAGGTGGTGCACTCAGCGGGAGAGATCATCCTGTTTGTCGACGAAATTCACACCATCGTCGGTGCCGGCAAGACGGAAGGCAGCCCTGACGCGGGCAACATGCTCAAGCCGGCGCTCGCGCGTGGTGAGCTGCACCTGATCGGCGCGACCACGCTGGACGAGTACCGCGAGATCGAGAAAGACCCAGCGCTGGAGCGCCGTTTCCAGCCCGTGTTCGTGAACGAACCCAGTGTGGAGGACACCATCTCCATCCTGCGCGGCATCAAGGAGCGTTACCAGGTCCACCACAACGTGGAGATCACGGACCCCGCGCTGGTGGCCGCCGCGCAGCTCAGCCACCGCTACATCTCGGACCGGCAACTGCCCGACAAGGCCATCGACCTGATCGACGAATCGGCCGCCCGCCTGCGAATGGCGCTGGAATCCAGTCCAGAGCGCATCGACCAGCTCCAGCGCCGCAAGCTGCAACTGGAAATCGAGCGCGAGGCCCTGAAGCGCGAGAAGGACCAGGACTCGCAACACCGCCTGCTGGACCTCGAAGAGCAGCTGAAGACCGCGACCGACGAGCTGGCCGAGGTGCGCAGCCGCTGGGAGGCCGAACGTGGCGAAGTGCAGGCCCTACGCGAGAAGCGCGAGGCGCTGGACCAGGTGCGGACCGACATCGAGAGGGCCCGCCGCGACTACGACCTGGGCCGGGCTGCCGAGCTGGAATACGGCACTCTGCCGCAGCTGGAGCGTGAGGTGCACGAACTGGAGCGGAGGCTCAAGACCGCGGAGTTCGCCCACATGGAAGTGACGGAGGAGGACATCGCCGCCGTGGTGAGCCGCTGGACCGGCATCCCGGTGAGCAAGCTGATGGAGGGCGAGCGCGAAAAGCTCTTGCACCTCGAAGAGCAGCTGCACAGCCGCGTGATCGGGCAGGACCGCGCCATTGTCAGCGTATCCGACGCCATCCGCCGCGCCCGGGCGGGCCTGAATGACCCCAACCGGCCCCTCGGCTCATTCATGTTCCTCGGCCCCACCGGCGTCGGAAAGACCGAGCTGGCGAAGGCCCTGGCCGAGTTCCTGTTCGATTCGAGCGACGCGATGGTTCGCCTCGACATGTCCGAGTACATGGAGAAGCACACGGTGGCCCGCCTGATCGGTGCTCCTCCCGGATATGTGGGCTACGAGGAAGGCGGCCAGCTGACGGAAGCCGTGCGCCGCCGCCCCTACGCGGTCATCCTGCTCGACGAGATCGAGAAGGCGCACCCGGACGTGTTCAACGTGCTGCTGCAGGTGCTGGACGACGGTCGCCTGACGGACGGCCAGGGCCGCACGGTGGACTTCCGCAACACGCTGATCGTCCTGACGAGCAACGTGGGCTCACCGCTGATCCTCGAGGCGCAGGCACGTGGCGACAGCGCCGAGAGCATCCGCGATCAGGTCATGGCCGTTCTCCAGGACCAGTTCCGCCCCGAGTTCCTCAACCGTGTGGACGACATCATCGTGTTCGATGCCCTGACCCCCACCGACCTGGGCCGCATCGTGGAGATTCAGACGGGCGGTCTGCGCAAGCGCCTCGCCGAGCGCCGGGTCACGCTGCACCTCAGCGACGCCGCCAAAGCCAAGCTCGCCGTACTCGGATACGATCCGGCCTTCGGTGCGCGGCCCCTCAAGCGCGTGATCGCCCGCGAGATCGAGACGCCCCTTGCCCGCGAGATTCTGTCGGGCCGCGTGCCGGAAGGCACCACGCTGAACGTGGCCCACGACGGTGAGCGGTTCACGTTCGAGACGGGAGTCCTGAACTAA
- a CDS encoding WGxxGxxG family protein, which produces MTKFLKAAVIAATLALPVSASAQTDTSTTSTTSTSTDASGDTSTTTTTNKGFDWGWLGLAGLLGLAGLGRNNDRQVTTTTTTNRH; this is translated from the coding sequence ATGACCAAGTTCCTGAAAGCTGCCGTGATCGCCGCCACCCTCGCCCTGCCCGTTTCGGCCTCTGCCCAGACCGACACCAGCACGACGAGCACCACAAGCACCTCTACCGACGCGAGCGGCGACACCAGCACGACCACCACGACCAACAAGGGCTTCGACTGGGGTTGGCTGGGCCTCGCCGGTCTGCTGGGCCTCGCGGGCCTGGGCCGCAACAATGACCGCCAGGTCACGACCACCACGACCACCAACCGCCACTAG
- a CDS encoding alpha-amylase family glycosyl hydrolase, with protein sequence MQRFALLGALLAMSAGAQTSSPSLPSFEGQVVYQVMPDRFFDGDRGNDAGVNRDDLRAWHGGDLQGLTNKLGYIGQLGATAVWLTPIYRQQAGNTSGTSPYHGYWPADFRDVDPHFGTLADFAAFTKSAHGAGMKVVLDQVINHYGYAAAAVKVRPAWFNGEAECAATKNKDVDCSLAGLPDLKQSNPEVRELLLDNADFWRKQGVDAFRYDAIKHVEGPFLKELLTRDRVAGTWTLGEWYDADTGTVADWQQAGFDSLFLFSLQSALRGSLMGGQSLTRVAGVLSRQGELPRPGEVALFLDNHDLPRFAQGSLFEDQAQARTRYALRALMTLKGVPVVYQGTEIAMRGGADPDNRRDMRFESEWTPAEKAVFGAAQDAIAVRKASRALSVGDEKLLPVPLSLEDDLLLLTRQAGNERVLAAWHRGRARKSYSLRLSALGLKDADQTLTRSLFAGQDAKVSVGGGWLHLSLPPEDAAVFALE encoded by the coding sequence ATGCAACGCTTTGCCCTGCTGGGTGCGCTGCTCGCCATGTCGGCGGGCGCGCAGACCTCTTCGCCCTCGCTGCCTTCCTTTGAGGGACAGGTGGTTTACCAGGTGATGCCAGACCGTTTTTTCGACGGTGATCGAGGGAACGACGCTGGGGTGAACCGAGACGACCTGCGCGCGTGGCATGGAGGCGACCTGCAGGGCCTGACGAACAAGCTCGGCTATATCGGGCAACTCGGCGCCACCGCCGTGTGGCTCACGCCCATCTACCGGCAGCAGGCGGGAAACACCTCCGGCACCTCGCCGTACCACGGTTACTGGCCCGCCGACTTCAGGGATGTGGACCCGCATTTCGGCACGCTGGCCGATTTCGCGGCCTTCACAAAGTCGGCGCACGGCGCGGGCATGAAGGTGGTGCTCGACCAGGTCATCAACCATTACGGCTACGCGGCCGCGGCCGTGAAGGTCCGCCCCGCGTGGTTTAACGGTGAGGCCGAATGCGCCGCCACGAAGAACAAGGATGTGGACTGCTCCCTGGCGGGACTGCCAGACCTCAAACAGTCCAACCCCGAGGTCCGCGAGCTGCTGCTGGACAACGCCGATTTCTGGCGCAAGCAGGGGGTGGACGCCTTCCGCTACGACGCGATCAAGCATGTGGAGGGTCCCTTTCTGAAGGAGCTGTTGACCCGGGACCGCGTGGCAGGGACCTGGACGCTGGGCGAGTGGTACGACGCAGACACGGGCACGGTGGCCGACTGGCAGCAGGCGGGCTTTGACAGCCTCTTTCTGTTCAGCCTGCAATCGGCCTTGCGCGGCTCGCTGATGGGTGGCCAGAGCCTGACGCGGGTGGCGGGGGTACTCTCGCGGCAGGGCGAGTTGCCCCGACCCGGCGAGGTGGCGCTCTTTCTCGACAACCATGACCTGCCCCGCTTCGCGCAGGGTTCGCTGTTCGAGGACCAGGCCCAGGCCCGCACCCGCTACGCCCTGCGCGCCCTGATGACGCTCAAAGGGGTGCCGGTGGTCTACCAGGGCACCGAGATCGCCATGCGCGGCGGTGCGGATCCCGACAACCGGCGGGACATGCGCTTTGAGAGCGAGTGGACCCCGGCTGAGAAGGCCGTGTTCGGCGCAGCGCAAGACGCCATCGCTGTTCGTAAGGCCAGCCGCGCCCTGAGCGTCGGCGACGAGAAACTGCTGCCCGTACCCCTCAGCCTGGAAGACGATCTGCTTCTTCTGACGCGGCAGGCGGGGAATGAACGCGTGCTCGCCGCGTGGCACCGGGGAAGGGCGCGCAAGAGTTACAGCCTGCGCCTCTCGGCCCTTGGTCTGAAGGATGCGGATCAAACCCTCACGCGCAGCCTCTTTGCCGGGCAGGACGCCAAGGTGAGCGTGGGGGGCGGCTGGCTGCACCTCAGCCTGCCCCCCGAGGACGCGGCCGTCTTTGCCCTGGAGTAG